The Candidatus Margulisiibacteriota bacterium genome window below encodes:
- the thiS gene encoding thiamine biosynthesis protein ThiS produces MNLIINGENREIIHSSTVLELLQELSLNPEITIVERNLEIVGKELYGNEPIAAGDAIEIIRFMGGG; encoded by the coding sequence ATGAATCTTATTATTAATGGCGAAAATCGAGAAATCATTCATAGTTCCACGGTCTTAGAACTCCTGCAAGAATTGAGCCTCAATCCCGAAATAACTATTGTCGAGAGAAATCTTGAGATAGTCGGCAAAGAGCTGTACGGTAACGAGCCAATCGCTGCCGGAGACGCAATCGAAATAATCCGTTTCATGGGTGGCGGTTAA